One genomic segment of Musa acuminata AAA Group cultivar baxijiao chromosome BXJ3-3, Cavendish_Baxijiao_AAA, whole genome shotgun sequence includes these proteins:
- the LOC103978367 gene encoding protein NINJA homolog 1: MEDENELELSLGLSFGGSSGKSKSRSIPSDSMVEEGSISQSMGRSVTISDVPFKNFFQNNGGNQDQSGKQAVSPPQENFWKDIGKCSAPTADGYEIAQSSQSQFTRNKEIQIANNRSNDTEEENSGMKKRRLHSEETNFQKKHEKVAGHADVVGKGPDDVTVPKHSHRSIAVDNASTGENEDVAESETEVSSSWLVSQHVDIAKRPDLLKGTAKPALSDPSRIGFQGQIQQNYSGNISDVELPKVTYGTPSSLKPIAVSMVPYSVPAKPTTAVASIAASYPSPCVVQATLPTNNDHTMVQGTNTDGQQLVFGYSAVQLPTLETNSSWAFGSQPQVVSSSTVGTSNSQLVEVEAKRSNVPIQIHSSTNLGYEKKLAGVGKGNGKHVMETGTSSSSHAEEGKGINSIFRQKEIAKSPIVEGFLHDVSSIKPGVASNLKFGGCGSFPDLPWVSTTGPGPKGKTISGVTYKYSENQIRIVCACHGSHMSPEEFIQHASADPINPENNTSLASFTSSPSGSAQN, translated from the exons ATGGAGGATGAGAATGAGCTGGAGCTTAGTTTGGGCCTTTCCTTTGGAGGATCTTCAGGAAAATCTAAAAGCAGAAGTATACCTTCGGACTCTATGGTGGAGGAAGGAAGTATTAGTCAATCAATGGGCAGATCTGTGACCATTTCAGATGTTCCATTCAAGAACTTCTTCCAGAATAATGGTGGAAACCAAGACCAAAGCGGGAAACAAGCAGTTTCTCCACCGCAAGAGAACTTCTGGAAGGATATTGGCAAGTGCAGTGCTCCAACTGCGGATGGTTATGAAATTGCACAGAGTAGCCAATCACAGTTTACCAGAAATAAAGAAATTCAGATTGCAAATAACAGAAGTAATGACACCGAGGAAGAGAATTCAGGTATGAAGAAACGAAGATTACACTCTGAGGAGACAAATTTTCAAAAGAAGCATGAGAAGGTAGCCGGCCATGCTGATGTGGTAGGTAAGGGCCCTGATGATGTCACTGTGCCAAAACATTCACATCGCTCAATTGCTGTAGACAATGCTTCAACCGGTGAAAACGAGGATGTTGCAGAATCCGAGACAGAAGTTTCAAGCTCTTGGTTAGTTTCACAGCATGTAGACATTGCTAAGCGCCCTGATCTTCTTAAAGGTACTGCTAAGCCTGCTTTAAGCGATCCGTCCAGGATTGGTTTCCAAGGGCAGATACAACAAAATTATTCTGGAAATATATCCGATGTTGAACTTCCAAAAGTAACATATGGAACTCCGTCTTCTCTTAAACCAATTGCTGTCTCGATGGTGCCGTATTCAGTACCTGCTAAACCAACTACTGCTGTTGCATCTATTGCAGCAAGCTATCCTTCACCATGTGTTGTGCAAGCCACGCTTCCAACAAACAATGACCATACTATGGTTCAGGGAACAAACACTGATGGCCAGCAGCTTGTTTTTGGGTACTCAGCGGTCCAGCTTCCAACACTAGAGACAAACTCTTCATGGGCATTTGGTTCTCAGCCTCAGGTAGTCTCTTCATCAACTGTTGGAACATCAAACTCGCAGCTTGTTGAAGTTGAGGCAAAGAGATCAAATG TTCCCATTCAAATTCATTCATCAACAAATTTGGGATATGAAAAGAAGTTAGCAGGTGTAGGGAAAGGGAATGGTAAACATGTCATGGAAACTGGAACATCATCGTCTTCTCATGCTGAGGAAGGCAAGGGTATCAATTCTATTTTCAGGCAGAAGGAAATAGCTAAATCACCTATTGTTGAAGGCTTTCTTCATGATGTATCTTCCATAAAGCCTGGTGTTGCATCAAACTTGAAATTCGGAGGATGTGGCTCGTTTCCAGATCTCCCATGGGTTTCGACAACTGGGCCAGGCCCTAAGGGTAAGACCATATCTGGTGTTACCTACAAGTATAGTGAAAACCAAATTAGGATTGTCTGTGCATGCCATGGGTCCCATATGTCCCCAGAAGAGTTCATTCAGCATGCAAGTGCCGATCCTATCAACCCAGAAAACAATACAAGCTTGGCTTCATTCACTAGCAGTCCATCAGGTTCGGCGCAGAACTAG